tgggggggtgaaaaaccagagaaaaaatccccatcccaccaaataaatccattttttcccctttccaccATGGGAATCCCATCCTGGCCGGTTCCCCCGTGGCCCTCccggggtgtttttggggtggggtccCCCCGGGGGTGCAGCCCCACCTGAAGAAGCCCTTGCAGCCCTCGCAGGTGATGGCGTTGAAGTGGAAGCCGCTGGCTCGGTCCCCGCAGACGCCGCAGAGCCGCGGCCCGCCCTCGGCCCCCGAGCTGCTGCAGGCGCCCGCATCCATGGCTGGGAAGGGCAAAAAACGGGAATAATCCTCGGATTCCACCCggcctggggcagctctggggggtTGGGGTGAAATCAGCCcgaaaattcagcatttttgcCTTGGGGTCCCCCTGATCTGGGGCAAAATTGGGGGTTTAGCCCTAAAATTAGCCGGAAAATTAGCCCTGAAATTCAGGATTTTTCCTTGCATTCCCCATGATTTAGGGCAAAGTCAGAGGTTTAGCCCTAAAATTATCCCccaaattcaggattttttccttggaTTGCCCTGATTTAGAGCAAAATTGGGGATTTAGCCCTAAAATTAGCCCAAAAATTAGCCCTAAAATTCAGGATTTTCCTTGCATTCCCCCTGATTTAGGGCAAAGTCAGAGGTTTAGCCCTAAAATGATCCCTGAAATTCAGGATTTTTCCTTGGATTCCTTTCACATGTTTTGGGGCAAAATTGGCTAAAATTAGCCCTAAAATTGAGGATTTTTCCTTGGATTCCTTCCACCTGATTTGGGGCAAAGTTGGGGGTTTAGCCCTAAAATTAGCCCtgaaattcaggattttttccttggaTTCTTTCCACCTGACCTGGGGCAAAATTGGCTAAAATTAGCTCTGAAATTCAGGATTTTTCCTTGCATTCCCCCTGATTTAGGGCAAAGTCAGAGGTTTAGCCCGAAAATCAGCCctaaaattcaggatttttccTTGGATTCCTTCCCCCTGATTTGGGGCAAATTCAAGGGTTCAGGctaaaattcaggatttttccTTGGATTCCCCCTGATCTGGGGGAAAATCCATGGGGAAATCCATGGGGGAAAACCCATGGGGGAAAATCCATGGAagaaaatccatgggaaaaaaatccatgggaGAAAAAATCCATGGGAGAAAAAATCCATGGGAGAAAAAATCCATGGGAGAAAAAATCCATGGAATAAACCCATGGAAAAACCCATGGAAAAACCCATGGAAAAACCCATGGAAAAACCCATGGgggaaaatccatggaaaaacccatgggggaaaatccatgggggaaaatccatgggggaaaatccatgggggaaaatccatgggggaaaatccatgggataattccatggaaaaatccatggaaaaatccatggaaaaacccatggaaaaacccatggaaaaacccatggaaaaatccatgggaaaaaatccatgggaaaaaatccatgggaaaaaatcCATGGGGATAATTCCATGGGGATAATTCCATGGGGATAATTCCATGGGGATaattccatggaaaaatccACGGAAAAAATCCACGGGAAACCCATGGAAAAGCCCATGGAAAAACCCATGGGAAAAACCCACGGGAAAAATCCACGGGAAAAATTCCACAGGGAAAAATTCCACGGGGAAAAATTCCACGGGGAAAAATTCCACGgggaaaaatccatgggaaaaccCATGGAAAACCCACGGAAAGGCGGGAGAGGGAAGGGGTGAAAGTTTCCCAACGGATTGGGAgcaaagagcagggacagctccaacGCCCCTGgcaattccagctgggaaaataAACGAGCCTGGCAACCCCCcgagctgccagccctggatCCACAGatcccagaaaaaaattgggaatatTCCAGGTTCAACCCTTGGGttgccattcccagctcctcctaAATGGGAAAATCCAGCTGAGCTCAGATtttcaccccccaaaaaaattccctccAGCACCACCGtggagattttcctccttttccaaggaaaatcccaaaaaaaaaaagaattttcccCACAGAATCTTCCTGGGTTTCGTTCGCCCGccccaaatccttctctttGCTCCTTTATTCCGTTTATTTCCTAATTCCAATTCCTTCCTCTCACATCCCAGATAAAATCCAGGCAGAAGCTGCCCCTGCTTGTGGGAAATTCCAGAAGCTTCTCCCTGGATTTCGAAATATTCCCAGACTGGTTTTTGCTCCGTCACCCTCCGGAGAGAGAGAATTCCACCCTGGGAAATCACAATTCCCGGGAATTTTCAAGGtgggttaattttttttagcatCTCCAGCctctcttggggttttttaaaatttggttccagagggagggaaattctgggaaaaatgCCAgggaaaattcaaggaaaattccaggaaaattccagggaaaatgccagggaaaattccagggaaaatgcCAGGGAAAATGCCAGGGAAAAATCCCAGGGGAaaaattccaggggaaaaattccaggggaaaaattccaggggaaaaattccaggggaaattgcagggaaaatccagggaaaaattccagggaaaaatcaaggggaaattccaggaaaattccagggaaaatttcaggaaaattgcagggaaaatccaggggaaaattccagggaaaaattccagggaaaaatcaaggggaaattccaggaaaattccaggaaaattccaggaaaattgcagggaaaaattgcagggaaaaattgcagggaaaaatcccagggaaaaattccaggGGAGAGAATCAagggaaaatcccaggaaaattccaggaaagttccaggaagaattccaggaaaattccaggaaaaattccaggaaaaattccaggaaaaattccaggaaaattccaggaaaatcccaggaaaaaatcccaggaaaaaatcccaggaaaaaaattccagggaaaaattccagggaaaaatcccagGGGAATGCTCCTGAAATCTGCCCCAAACGCAGGGAttggggagaggagctggaatttggggaattccgACCTGAATTCCCAGGATTGGAGCAGGGATTGTCTGAGGTTGGTGGGACGGGAGCCCCGGgaaggtttggggtggattttagggaaaattcctggatatttgggatatttgggatttttggtgtccagtgcagggccaggatttGGAGTGGACGACCCCAATTTTCCAGGATTCCAAGGAAAAATCTGGAATCCACAGCCTTGGAACAATCAGGGCCTTTCCAGGAACGaaacatccccaaaatcccaatttttgtGCCTTGTCCCAGAACACAAATCCAGGTTTTTCCCATGGAATTCTTGGAAGGTCCCACACAGgaaagaccccaaaattccagaaaaaactctgctgggaaggaaaatctcccagagcagaggtgggagggcagcacagccccagagtgGGGaataaattcccttttttgggaTGGAAATGGCCCCAGAAGAGCCCTGggagggcctggggctgctcaggggaTTCCCAGCAGTGACAATTCCCAGGAAATCTGGGATTTGCTGTCCCCACCCGGGCCAGGGGACACATCCTGCTCGAAAAATAGAGCTGGGCTTCTCCAGGGAGAtttggggagggatttggggaggagggagggattttggggaggagggagggattttgggggggatatttgggaaaaaggattggattttgggaggaggaATGGATTTTGgaggagggatttttgggaggagggatggatttgggaggaGGATTGGATTTTGAGGAGGAGgaatggattttgggggggatgtttgggaagagaaatggattttgggaggaggaatggattttgggagggatattggggagggggattggATTTGGGAGGAGGattggattttggggaggaggattggattttgggagggatttttggggaggaggattggattttgggagggataTTTGGGAAGAGgaatggattttgggggggatatTTGGGAGGAGGAATGGATTTAGGGAGGAGAattggattttggggaggaggattggattttgggagggatttttgggaggagggatggattttgggaggggggttggattttgggagggataTTTGGAAAGAGGaatggattttggggaggaggaatggattttggggaggaggaatggattttgggagggattttgggaggaggaATGGATTTAGGGAGGAGAATTGGATTTTGAGGAGGAGGattggattttggggagggatATTTGGGAGGAgggttggatttggggaggaGAATTGGATTTTGAGGAGGAGGattggattttgggagggatatttgggaggaggaatggattttgggaggaggattggattttgggaggaggattggattttggggggcatATTTGGAAAGAGGaatggattttggggaggaggaatggattttgggagggataTTTGGGAGGGGGAATGGATTTGGGAGGAGGattggattttggggagggatATTTGGGAGAAGGATTGGATTTGGGAGGAGGATTGGATTTTGTGGAGGAGGattggattttgggagggatttttggggaggaggaatggattttgggagggataTTTGGGAAGAGgaatggattttgggggggatatTTGGGAGGAGGAATGGATTTAGGGAGGAGAattggattttggggaggaggattggattttgggagggatttttgggaggagggatggattttgggaggggggttggattttgggagggataTTTGGAAAGAGGaatggattttggggaggaggaATGGATTTTGgaggagggatttttgggaggaagaatggattttgggagggatattggggagggggattggattttgggaggaggaatggatttgggaggagggaggattggaggaggaggaatggattttggggagggattttggggaggaggaatggattttgggagggattttgggaggaggaATGGATTTAGGGAGGAGAATTGGATTTTGAGGAGGAGGattggattttggggagggatATTTGGGAGGAgggttggatttggggaggaGAATTGGATTTTGAGGAGGAGGattggattttgggagggataTTTGGGAGGGGGAATGGATTTGGGAGGAGGattggattttggggagggatATTTGGGAGAAGGATTGGATTTGGGAGGAGGATTGGATTTTGTGGAGGAGGATTGGATTTTGgaggagggatttttgggaggaggaatggatttgggaggaggaatggattttgggagggataTTTGGAAGGAGGaatggattttggggaggagaaATGGGAGGAGGATTGGATTGGGGGAGGAGGattggattttgggagggataTTTGGGAAGAGGAATGGATTTTGGGAGGCATTTTGGGAGGAGTGTTGGATTGAGGGAGGAGAattggattttggggaggaggattggattttgggagggataTTTGGGAGGAGGAATGGATTTGAGAGGAGGATTGGGAGGAGGAATGGCTTTTGGGAGGAGGaatggattttggggagggattttgggaggaggaatggattttggggagggattttgggaggaggaatggattttgggagggatatttgggaaaaggaatggattttgggggggatatTTGGGAGGAGGAATGGATTTAGGGAGGAGAattggattttggggaggaggaatggattttgggagggataTTTGGAAAGAGGattggattttggggaggaggaatggattttgggagggataTTTGGAAAGAGGaatggattttggggaggaggaatggattttgggagggatatttgggaaagggaatggattttgggaggaggattggattttgggagggataTTTGGAAAGAGGaatggattttgggagggataTTTGGGAGGGGGATTGGATTTTGGGAGGAGAAATGGATTTTAGGGGCAGccaagatcccaaatccctgccctgtcccttccctgggatgtgccctctggaaaagggaattctcactccccaggagctccaggacgaggaggaggaggaggaggaggaggaggaggaggaggaggaggggggatgATGCAGCAGCCGCCGCCTGGaattgggaaattgggaaattggAGCAGCAGCCACGCCTGGGGCACGGAGAAGGTGGGAAAACCCTCAGGAAacttttccagagaaaaaggaggtgccaaaaaaaaaaaaaaaaattcccttttccacgCAGTTTGGCtctgggaaggaggagcaggctCAGGAATGGAGAATCCCTGCCCGGGAGAGGctcctgggaaggaggaaacGCCTCGGCTCGAACTCCCAGGTGTTGTTTTCAACCTTTTCCGTTTGctagcaggggaaaaaaagggcgAGGGTTGAGCTGATAAGGGCCGAGATAAGAGAAATGGGCCCGGGGAGGAGCTGagtcagcaggggctggaggtgagggggtggcactggggacatcctggcactgccacccctgGCACCTTTCTGTTCCTCAGTTTAATCTCgatttccctggatttttagttttttaatctcgatttccctggatttttaGTTTTTCAACCTCGATTtccttggatttttatttttttaatctccatttccttggatttttatttttttaatctcgatttccctggatttttattcttttaatctcgatttccctggatttttatttttttaatctccatttccttggatttttatttttttaatctccatttccctggatttttagttttttaatctcgatttccctggatttttatttttttaatctccatttccctggatttttatttttttaatctccatttccctggatttttatttttttaatctccatttccctggatttttatttttttaatctccatttccctggatttttgcTCTTCTTGCTCTCCTCATATTTcccccctgctcctctctcacCCTTCACTTTCCCAATCATCTccctgaatttatttttatttttaattcccattcctctcctttttcagGCTCTTctttccatcccagcccacctCCAACAGGaattttccctctcccaaatttttaattcccatttttcaggcTCCTctttccatcccagcccacctCCAACAGgaattttccctctccccaatttttaattcccatttttcaggcTCCTctttccatcccagcccacctCCAACAgggattttccctctcccaaatttttaattcccatttttcaggcTCCTctttccatcccagcccacctCCAACAGgaattttccctctccccaatttttaattcccatttttcaggcTCCTctttccatcccagcccacctccaaaaggaattttccctctccccaatttttaattcccatttttcaggcTCCTctttccatcccagcccacctCCAACAGGaattttccctctcccaaatttttaattcccattttttaggCTCCTctttccatcccagcccacctccaaaaggaattttccctctccccaaatttttaattcccatttttcaggcTCCTctttccatcccagcccacctccaaaaggaattttccctctcccaaatttttaattcccatttttcaggcTCCTctttccatcccagcccacctCCAACAGGAATTTTCCTTCTCCCAATCCCTGACAATTCCAGAATTTCCCCTCAGGGAGCTCgagccaggctggctctgctttgGCTCGGCCACAAGAAGTTAAAAATTATTCTCAGGAGCAGGATTAGCCattaaatggggaaaaaccacCTGGATTTTCCATTTATTCCTCCCTAAACACAGCAGGATCCAGGGAACCAAACCCCAGCCACCACCCCAGGTGTGTTTTTACCgggggaaaaatcagatttttgggatttttctcatTGCTGGGACATCTCAGTCCTGATCTGGTCACGCCCTGGAGATCTGGGGCAGACATCTCCtatcatcctcatcatcatctGCATCATCCTGGCCCAGATTTCCCTTGCTCCAGGACTCCCGAGGGATCCCAGTCTCACCCTggcattttcccccctttatttCACCCCATTTCCACCAGGTCCAGCCCAACACGGGGgctttttaaactttattttactttatttatgCCATTTTCGCTCCCCTTGGTTTCCCCATATTTCTCTCTATTCACCCTTGGGTTTAATCTgaatttccctggatttttctccccttcctgcCCGATTTCTCTGGATTTAATCTTCATGTCCTGGGATTATTCCTCCCCTTGATTtccccagctcttcccaaatTTCCCGGAATTTTCCCTCCGCTCACACCTTgatttccctggatttttctcACATTGATTTCCTTGGATTTTTCCCGGGTTTAACCCAAATTTCCCGGGATTTTCACTCTGCTCACACCTCgctttccctggattttccctccctcttcccgGGATTTAAACCCAAATTTCCCGGGATTTTCACTCTGCTCACACCTCACTTTCCCCATCACCTCCCTGgattttccctccctcttccctggATTTAAACCCAAATTTCCCGGGATTTTCACTCTGCTCACACCTCactttccctggatttttctccctttggtttccctggattttccccgGGTTTAACCCAAATTTCCCGGGATTTTCACTCTGCTCACACCTCGCtttctccatcacctccctggattttccctccctcttccctggATTTAAACCCCAATTCCCAGTATTTTCACTCTGCTCACACTttctttccctggatttttctccctttggtttccctggattttttcccGGGTTTAACCCAAATTTCCCGGGATTTTCACTCTGCTCACACCTCgctttccctggattttccctccctcttccctggATTTAAACCCCAATTTCCCGGGATTTTCACTCTGCTCACACCTCactttccctggatttttctcCCCTTTGTTTCCCCGGATTTTCCCCGGGTTTAACCCCCAATTTCCCGGGATTTTCGTGTCCCGCCGCGCCCGCGGCTCCTTCCCCGGCCGGAGGAAGATGAGTCACGGGCGGCTCCGGGGGAGGAGGAGACGCCGCAAAAACGTCGCTTCTCCCGAAAACCTCTTTCcgagaaaaaaaaccaccaacttTTCTCAAAGCTCCAGCCttgaaaaggagaggaaagagcgGCTCTGCCGTCCCCAAACCGCCCCAAAAACTCTTTTTGGGATGCCCCGGGGAGGATCCCTCAATTCCTGGTGCATTAAAATCCCCCCCGTACCTCGATTTTCCTGGCTGGGGATCCTCCAAAATACGGGAAGGCGCTGGGGAATGAAGAAGGAAAGTGGTTAATGCCGtgctggggggctcagccccccaaaatcccccccaaaaatccgaATGGGGACCTTGAGCGTGGGTTTTAATGGGGTGCTTACTCATGGGAGCagccagaaaccccaaaatcaccttaCAGGAAACGCTGAAATCACCTTACAGGAAACCCTAAAGTCACACTGACACCCCCACGGCACCTcggaaccccaaaatcaccttcCAGGAACCCCGAAATTCACATTAAACCCCCAGGGCACCCCGGAATTCCCCGGGTTTGaaggaccccccaaaaaagggggcGCCCCaaggtgggggtggggggagagcgGTGCCTTTCCGGGATGTGGGGACCCCCGGGAACAGCGCAGAACTCCCGGATTTCTGGGGGTGCTCGGGGCTGAGAGCGGACAGTGCCCgagccccccaaaaccaaaaggCACCCCCAGAACGGGACGGGGACACCCCAAGCCTGAGGGGGATCCGAATTTTGGCAGGGAAAGAAAGCCCCGAGAACCCCCAGCTCGGGGGGGTCACGGGGTCCCACAGAGAACCCCCGACCCCTCCCGGGGCACCGGGGGGGGGGCGGTCAGACACACACGGCGCCCCCAACCCAGCACGGGAACCGCAAACCAGGAAGCACCGGGGAGCCTCAGCTCCCGGCCCGTGTCGCCGCTGCCGGAGGGGACATCCCGGGAGCTGGGAACCCTCCCGCCACCCCCGGGGCCCCCGCACCGCCCCCGCAGCTCCGGTTCGCCCGCAGCCGCCACCCCCGTGTGGCCACCCCCGTGTCCCGGGGAGCGCCGGTGGCACAGCAGGGGCGGGGGAGCGGAGAAGAGCTGGGCTTGGCCCGGCCTGATGTCGCTCCTGCCCGGGACCTgagccccggtgtcccctctgCCCGGGACCTGTGCCCGAGCCCCGGTGTTCCCCCGGCCCGGGACCTGAGCCCCCGTGTCCCCCGCCCGGTCCCTAAGCCCTGCCCCCGCTGTACCCGTCCCTGCTGACCCCCTGCCCGGTccccgagccccccgcccgGTCTCTGGACCCCGGTGTCCCCGGTACCTGAACCCCGGCGCCGctgccgcccccgccccgcccgctgCCGCCTTTTGACGGGAACCGGCGCCCCTGGCCCCGCCCCTGCctgcgcggccccgccccggccccgcccacACGCGGCATATAAGGTCAGAAATGGGCGCGGTCACGGCGAAGGGGGCGTGGCGTTGCACGTGGCCCCCCGGTAGCGCGGGGGCTTTTCCGGAGGGTCCCGGGACCCGCTGCCCACCCGTTACCCCGGACCCCGCTGCCCACCCGGCGCCCACCCGGCTTCCCGCTGACCACCCACTGCCCCCGGACCCCGCTGACCACCCGGTGCCCTCCGGACCCCGCTGCCCTCCGGACCCCGCTGCCCACCCGGCGCCCACCCGGCTTCCCGCTGACCACCCACTGCCCCCGGACCCCGCTGACCACCCGGTGCCCTCCGGACCCCGCTGCCCTCCGGACCCCGCTGCCCACCCGGCGCCCACCCGGCTTCCCGCTGACCACCCACTGCCCCCGGACCCCGCTGACCATCCGGTGCCCTCCGAACCCCGCTGCCCTCCGGACCCCGCTGACCATCCGGTGCCCTCCGAACCCCGCTGCCCTCCGGACCCCGCTGACCACCCACTGCCCCCTGACCCCGCTGACCACCCGGTGCCCTCCGGACCCCGCTGCCCTCCGGACCCCGCTGACCACCCGACCTCTGTTGACCACCTGCTGCCCCCTGACCCTGCTGACCACCCGCTACCCTCCGGACCCCGCTGCCCACCCGTTGCCCCAGACCCCCCTGACCACCCGGTGCCCTCCGGACCCCACTGACCACCCGCTGCCCACCCCGTTCCCGCTGCCCACCCTGTCCTTGCTGCCCACCCGACCCCTCTCCCACACCCGGGAGCGCCCCGCTGGGTCAGGGCACTCTTGGGGTGCCAACGCCCGGCGCTCCGGGGGCTGCCACCCCTCCCGACAGCCCGGTGAGCTCGGGCAGCTCCCGGTGCTGCACCGGGACAAAACAAACGCTACCGGCACCAGagtgccacccccagcactgctggctctttgcaggctccagctgctcccgcTGTCCCCACAGAGCCCGAGGGTGATCCCAGCCTGGGGACCCGCGGGACACCTGGATTT
This Haemorhous mexicanus isolate bHaeMex1 chromosome 33, bHaeMex1.pri, whole genome shotgun sequence DNA region includes the following protein-coding sequences:
- the LOC132340731 gene encoding uncharacterized protein LOC132340731; translation: MWGPPGTAQNSRISGENPRPLPGHRGGGGQTHTAPPTQHGNRKPGSTGEPQLPARVAAAGGDIPGAGNPPATPGAPAPPPQLRFARSRHPRVATPVSRGAPVAQQGRGSGEELGLARPDVAPARDLSPGVPSARDLCPSPGVPPARDLSPRVPRPVPKPCPRSRGLFRRVPGPAAHPLPRTPLPTRRPPGFPLTTHCPRTPLTTRCPPDPAALRTPLPTRRPPGFPLTTHCPRTPLTTRCPPDPAALRTPLPTRRPPGFPLTTHCPRTPLTIRCPPNPAALRTPLTIRCPPNPAALRTPLTTHCPLTPLTTRCPPDPAALRTPLTTRPLLTTCCPLTLLTTRYPPDPAAHPLPQTPLTTRCPPDPTDHPLPTPFPLPTLSLLPTRPLSHTRERPAGSGHSWGANARRSGGCHPSRQPEPEGDPSLGTRGTPGFGRS